Within Desulfobacter sp., the genomic segment TCCTGGAACAGGGGCAGTTGTGCCGCGTCGGCAATGATGTTCACGGCATCGTCTTCTGAAAGATGGCCGATGCGGATGACAAGATTGTACAATGAGGAGTCAAACAGGTCGATATCGTATAGGAACATGGCCCATTTGCGACGTTCTTCGTCATCTTTTTTCAGCAGCAGCCGGGCCTGGTCCGCCGTGGTGCCGGACCGCTCCATCTCCGCCTGGATCCGGCTGTCTATATCGGCCACGATTCTGACTTTCAGCACATGGGAAATGCTTTTGATATAGTGGTGGCCGCTGAGGCCGTGGTATACGATGTCCCCGGCCATGAACTGCCTGAGCAGGGCGGCCCGCACGGCCGAAATATACCGTTTTTTGCCGTTGGGGAACCGGTCCAGCAGGGAAAAGGCGTCGTGGAGCCCCCGTTTGAGCTTGATTTCAGGCATGTGGAATTCTTCCAGGCTGTCAATGATCTGCCCCCTGGATATACAGGTATACTTCAGTTTTGCGGCCAGTTTTTCAGCAATGGATTTTCCGTAGCGGTAACTGCCTCGGGAGATGGTGATAATGGCCATGGCACACTCCTTTCAAAATAGGGAAACTGCTTTAAGCCAAGAAAAAAGATAACGCTTTATTTTGCATACCACTTTTGGGGTCAATTGTAAAAAATATTAAAATAGCGGCGGGCAGTGACCGCCCCGGCGGTTGTGATCTCTTCTGAACCATATCCGGAATCTATATCGTCATGGTGTTTATCTGTTTGAATTCCAGATGTTTACCATTCCTCCATATCAGTGTAGACTATAGATTCATCCCTTCCTTTGTTAATGCTGTAAAGGAGTATGCCATGTATGTTCAGGACGTGATGGATACGAAATTCCGCTGCCTGCATCCCGGGCAGAGCATTGCCCAAGCCGTGGCCGAATTCAGGGCTGCGGGAGAGGAAATGAAAAAGAAAATTTTCGGCATGATGGTCATTGACGACGGGGACCGGCTGGCGGGCATGGTCTCCATGTACGATATCCTGCTTTTCATCCGGCCCAAGCATATCCGCATCCTGGGAGAGATGGAGGATATTGACCTGGACCGGATCTTTGACGGGATCAATAAACGGATTCAGAACATCCGGGTGGAGGATCTCATGTCAACGGAGCTTACGACGGTCCGGCCGGATACCCACCTGTTCATGGCTATGGACATCATGGTGAGAAAGCACCTGAGGCGGGTGCCCGTGGTGGACGGGGAGCGGGTGGTGGGGATGCTTTACCGGGGGGATCTTTTTAACCGGCTCATGGACAGGCTGATTCTGGAATGGGAGGTCTGAGGATGCCGATCTACAGGGAACGCAGCGTATTGTCCGGAATGACCGTGGCCAGCGCCATGCAGAAGTCCGTCGTCAGCACGGGGCCGGATACCCCGGTGGACCGGTGCGTCCGGATGATGATCAAGTCCAAAGCCGATGCCGTCCTGGTGGCCGGTGCCGGCGGAGACGCCCTGGGCGTGGTGTCCAAAACCGATGTCATGGGGGCCTTTTATGCCGGCCTGCCCGTGGACATCCGGGCCGGGGATATGATGATGGGGCCGGTGCAGACCTGCGGGCCGGAGGAAAAAATTCACCGGGTGCTGGACCGCATGAAACGCCGGTCCATCCACCAGGTCTTTGTGAAAGATGCCGGCAGCGGCGAAACCATCGGGAAACTGGAATATTCCGATATCGTCGGGCTGCTGTACCGGTATTGCCGGAACTGCGCAAAAAGCCGGCGCCGTCCAAGGGAGATCGAATCACTGCGCCTGCCCCGGCTGAATGTGGCGTCGGTGATGACCACCGGCATTGATGTATGCAGGGAGGACGACAGCCTCTATGCTGTGATGGACCTGCTCTCCCAGGGCAATATCAAGGCGGTGCCCGTTGTGGACCGTGCCGATGCCGCCCTGGGGCTGATTTCAAAAACAGACCTGGTGCTGGCCTATGCCAGGGGGGTGTCGCCGGACCGGCCGGCACGGGAGATGATGAATGCGCCTCTGATTTCCTGCGGCCCCGAAGAACAGCTGGCCCGTGCCATATTGAAGATGTTTTTTGCCGATATCGGCCATCTGTTTGTTGCCGCCGGGGAATCCGGAAAAATTGTGGGGGTGCTTTCCCTCTCCGATGCCGCCCGGTTCAGATCAGGCACCTGCCGGGCCTGCAGTGCCGGGCGGCTGGTGTAGGGGACTGAAACAGGGCCCGGCTTTCCAGGCCTGTTTCAGATGGCGCCTATCGCAGCGTGTTGGTGGATTCGATAATCTTGTTTGTCCCGGCGATATCGCCCATGGCCATGATGTGGATGCCGTCGGCATGGCCGATGATTTCCTTTATAAAATCGCAGGCGATGTCAATGCCCGAAGCCCCCTGGTTTTCCATGCGGTCGATGATATGGTCCGGCACGTCTATGCCCTCTACGTTCTGGGTCATGAATTTGGCCATTTTCACGCTTTTCAGGGGCATGATGCCCACCAGAACGGGCTTGCCCAAAGATTTGGCGTCCTTGAGGAACTCAATGGTCCTTTCGGCATCGTAGACCACCTGGGTCTGGAAGAAGTCTGCGCCGGCGTCGATTTTTTTTTGCATCCGTTCCAGTTCCGCTTCCCGCTTTTTGGCAATGGGCATGGCCGTGCAGGAGACGGTGAAATCCGTATTGCCGCCGAATTCCTTATCGTTATAGTCCAGGCCCGAATTCATTTTTTTGATCAGCCGTACCAGGTCAAAGGTATTGTAATCGTAAACCGCCTTGGAGGGATAGGGGCCGTGCTTGGGGGGATCGCCGGTGGTCACCAGGATGTGGCGAATCCCCAGGGCATGGGCGCCGAGCAGGTCGGCCTGGGTGCCCAGAAGGCTGCGGTCCCGGCAGGTGAAATGGGGGACGGCGTCAATGCCCAGGCCGCTCTGGATGAGGCTTCCCATGGAAACGGCGCTGATCCGCAGGTTTCCCATGGGGCAGTCATGGATGTTAATGGCGTCCAGGGGCAGATACCCCCTGGCTTTTTCCAGGGACGCCCCGGTGTCCACGCCTTTGACAGGTCCAAGCTCAGTGGTGATGATAAACTTTTTGCCGAATTTTCCGGACAGGGCCATACCGGTCTCCTCTTTCCAGGGTTGACGGTTTTATTTTTCGGATTCGCCCGGATTCATCTGTATTGGGAGGCCCGGGCGAAAATATGAATGGGTAGTCTATACTTTATGCCCGCGGCGGTCAAGCATCCGGTTGACCGCCTCCAGATACTCGGTGTTCATGCAGGGCTTGGAGATATGCCCGGCCAAGGTGTCCTTCCGTGTCAGGGGCTTGAGGGATTCCAGGAATTCGATATTGCCCGAAACAAATAGGATGGGCGTTTTGGCATCGGATTCCCGGATATGGGTATATACATCCATGCCGTTGCCGTTGCCGGCCAGGATATAGTCCAGGCTGACCAGGTCGTATGGATTTGTATCAAAAAGGGCGACGGCCTCTGCCACACTATCGGCCGTGTCCACCTTGTGGCGGCAGGGGGCCTGGGTGAGGATGGTTTTTTGGACACCTGAAATGGCGGGCTCGTCCTCCACCAGGAGGATCTGTTTGCTTGTGTGAATGAGGCCCTGTTTGACGGTTTGTTTTTCCTGCCGGCTCAGCTTTTTCCGTATGACGGGGAAGGAGAGGGTGAAGACCGTACCTTTATCCAGCTGTGATGACACGGTGATCCTGCCCTTGTGCTGGCGGACATATTTTTTCACATTGGCCATGCCGTATCCCGTTCCCCGGATCTCACTGCCGTAGAGATTCAGCTTGTCCCGGCTGCCCTTGAGGGTGAAGGAGGGTTCATAGATCCGGTCCAGGTGTTCCGCGGGGATCCCGCATCCGTTGTCCCGGATCTCAATGAAGATCTGGTCTTCTTTGCACCAGGTCTGGACGACGATCTCGGGCGCGTCTGTTTTACTCAGGGCATGGACGGCATTAATGAGCAGGTTGACCAGGGCGTGTTCGATCATGCCCGGGTCTGCCAGGAGTTCGGGCGTCCCCGCCTCATCCTTTCGGACCACCCGGATGCCGTCCAGGTCTTTTTTGAGCAGGTTCAGGACCAGATCGATTTTATCTTTGATGTTGAAAAAATCCTGTTTGGGATCCTGGCTTTTGGCAAAAGCCACCAGGTTCCGGGTGAGGTTTTTGCCCCTCTGGGTCTGCTGGAAGATGAGTGACAGCCGTTTTTTTATCTTTTCATCGCTGCAGTGGCGCAGGGAGAGTTCTGCGTTGCCCATGACAATGCCCAGGATATTGTTGAAGTCATGGGCGATTTTTCCGGCCACCTGGCCCACCAGGGCCAGCTGTTTCTGTTCGCCGGCCACCTTCTGGGCGCTTATTTTTTCCTCCTCGGCCCGGCGGCTTTCGGTGATGTCCCTCATTTCCGTGACGCGGACCGTCCTGCCCCGGTAGGGGATGTTCTGGGCGTGGATCCGCAGGGGATAGATGGTGCCGTCTTTGCGGACCCCTTCCACTTCATAGGGGCGGTCGGATTCGGTATATACCTTTTTCAGTGTCTGGTTACGAAAATCCGGGGCAATGAGGGCCATGCCGTTCATGCCGATGAGTTCTTCCCTGTCATAGCCGGTGAGCTGGGAAAGTCCCTGGTTGCAGTCCAGGATGATGCCGCCGTCATGGATGGCAATACCGCCGAAGGAGGCATTGTGCAGGGTGCGGAACCGTTCCTCGCTGTCCCTGAGCGCCTTTTCCGTTTTCCGGCGTTCCCTGATTTCCTGGGAGAGCTGCTGGTTGACGATTTCAAGGGTCTGGGTCCGGTCCTTTACCTTTTTGTCTAGGGCGGCGTAGCTTTCTTTCAGTTTTTGGGAAAGGGTGTTGAATCCCATGGCCAGGTCGGAGATTTCGTCGTTTCCCCGGGTGTAAATGGGGGGGATTTTAGAATAATCGGACTCCCCTGCGGCGCGGTCAAAGTGGCCGGATATGGTGGCCAGCCGGTTGATGACCAGGTGTTTAATCACCATGACGATGGAAACGAAAAAGATCAGAAGCCCCATGAGACTGGCGATAAATGTGGTGCCCATTTCCTTCCAGAACTGTTGTGAAATGCGGGTTAATGGGATGGCCACCATGTCCATGCCGATGACCCGGCCCATGGGCCGGTTGAATCCGGCAGCAGGTCCGTATTTTTCTATGATGGAGGCCGGCGCGTCTGCGGGATCCCCGTGGCAGAGGGCGCAGGAGGTTTCCATCCGCCTGGCGTTGAATTTGGCCATATAGGGCTTGCCCTGGATGGTGATTGTGCCTTCCCAGCGTTTCAGGTCCGGGGTCTGGTTGAAAAGCGTTATGATTTCCATCTCTTCCGGGCCGGCCTGGTTGATGGGGTTTCTGGGATTATCCGAGGAAAATTTGATGATATAGTCGGGAAATTCCGTTCTCACATCTTCAAAAATGGACCGGGCCGCATAGGAGGTGGACATGGCCTCCAGGATGAAGTCATCCTCGCCGATGAGGTCGTAAAGCACCGGCCGGATGTGGTTTCCCACATAGCTTCTGATGGCCAGGTCGAATTTAAGGGCCATGGCGGCCTGTTCGCCGATGACCTCGTAGGTCCGGTTCCGGGTCTGGGTATATGCGGCATAGAATAAAAGGAGCGAAAATAATATGGCGATGCTGCCGATGGCTGCCAAAAGCTTTGAGGTAATACTTTTCACCCAACTTCCTCCGGGGCTGTGTCCGTCCAGTTTTCTGCTTGTGGATTTTCCAGTTATATTGGGGCCATCATAACGGGACGGGGGGAAATCGTCAAATATGAAATGACAGGGCCCGGAGGCGGGCTGTACGGAAAACATGGACCCTGGCCGCCCAAGCGGCCAGGCCGGAAACCGTGTTGTGCCGATCCCCGGCCGGCCGCTTTGCGGTGCTGTGTCAAGGCAATGTCAGGATGCATCCAGAAAGTTGCGGTTGACCTGGTCCCAGTTGATGATGTCGAAAAAGGCCTTGATGTAATCCGGCCTCCGGTTCTGGTATTTCAGGTAATAGGCATGCTCCCAGACATCCAGGCCCAGGATCGGGGTTTTCCCGACACTGAGGGGATTGTCCTGGTTGGGGGTTGCCATGACGGCAAGTTTTCCCCGGTCGGCCACCAGCCAGGTCCAGCCCGATCCGAACAGGAGCGCGGCTTTCTGGGAGAATTCCTCCCTGAAGGCCTCAAAGCTGGTGAAGTCCCGGTTGATGGCCTCAATGACGGCGCCGCCCGGTGCGGTCTCTTTTTTGAGCAGGGGCCAGAAGAAGCTGTGGTTGGCATGGCCGCCGCCGTGGTTGCGCACGGCGGTGCGGATTTCTTCGGGCACCCGGGAGAGATCGGAGATCAGTTTTTCCACGGGCAATGCCGCCAGTTCGTCATGGCCCTTGAGGGCGGCGTTGAGTTTATCCACATAGGTCTGGTGGTGTTTGGTGTGGTGGATCTCCATTGTTTTGGCGTCAATAAAGGGTTCCAGCGCATCGTAGTCATATCCGAGTGATGGCAGGGTATGGGGCATGGTTCACCTCCGTATATATAGTTCGCAGACCCGCTGCGATATTTTTATTTTAGATGCAGATTTTTTTCTGCAATCAGGAGAAATATAAGGATGGGTTTGACGAGAGTCAAGGATGGCAGACTGAGTTAGTTAAGAAAGACTTTTTAAAGGTGAATGATAACTATCCCGCCCCGGCCGTAGCCGAAATGGGAAAAGAGGCCGCCGTAGCCCGTGGAAATGCCCCGGTAAAATCTTGAAAAGGGGAGGGTGTAAGGCCTGGGCTGGGAGGGGTCCACGTCCAGGATAATGACCTTTCCGGTGGTCGGGTCAAAGCCCCCCACCGGGGAAATATGGGGGATGTTCAGTTCCTTGACGAAGCTGCCCTGGTCGAAATGGGCGATGACCAGGCAGTCGTCCCGGGTCTGGAACGCCTTCAGGCCGGCAACAATATCCGCTTTGGCCGCCAAGGTGCCTTTGCCGCCCCTGCCCCGGACCACCTCAACCCTGGAATGGGGAATCCTGTAAGCCGTAAGGCTGGCCCGGACCACCTCTGCAAGGATGTCAATGGGAAGCCCCCTTCTGCCGTTGTGGCCGTCGGGTCCCATTCTTTCCTTCCAGTGGGCCGCCCTGACCCGGTCCAGGATCTCTTGCTGGGTGACGGGCCGGTCCAAGGGCATCCGGGTGTGTTCTGCCAGGGTATTGACTGCAGAAACCACCGAGGCCACGGAACATGAGGACTCGTGGAACTGTTTGACATGGTGGCGGAACAGTCCGGCCCTGAGGGTGGGGCCCTTTTTTTCCGACGGTCCCGGGGTGAAATACTCGGCCTGGCCCGGACCGAAACAGCCGGTGCGGGTCAGGCGGTGGAAAGAATAGCGCACCATGAGCAGGATGCGGACGACATATCTGTAGATAAGGGGCATGGCGTTTTGGTTCTCTTCGCAGGCAGGCCGGCCTTACCGCTGGGGAATCAGGGTCTCGGTGCCGCCCATTTTCAACGCCAGTCCCTGGTCCGTATCCTCCAGGCGCCGGACCATTTTAGCCAGGGCCTGCTGGCTGAATTTGATCAGGTGGTCGGGGGCGTCGATATAGAGGCTGTCGTTCCGGATGAACAGGGTGGAAGGATCAAGGGGAAACCTGTCGGTGGTGTTGAGAACCAAAACGATTGTCTCCCCTTCGTTGCCGGTGTCCTTTGATCTGACATCCACCGCAAAAACAGCGGTCTCCTCATAGGGGAAATAGACCTTTTCCTCCCGCTGGTCGTCAATCATCTGACTTAGAAAGTATCCCTGGTTATCCTTTTGGATGGACCGGTTGAAATGGCTGATGATTTTCGGGTGCTCGAACCGGCCGTGTTCGTTGTGCCAGATGCCGTTGCCGTCCATGCGGAAGACGGCTTTTTCTTTGGGGATGACAATGGTTTTGTGGTGCGGGGCCATGCGTTCCTTGTCCTCTCTATTCGGTCTAAATAAATTAGATGGGCTGAACAATCAGCCCCAAAAGAATATTTACCCTAAAACCTGTGGATGGACAAGAATGAACTGGCAAAAGCCCCTTAAAAAACTAGGCGGGAAAGAGCCAGCTCATTATGGAAAAGGAAACGGCCAGGAGCACCGCTACTTTGGTGCATTCCAGGAGTTTGCGCTGCAGCGGGGTGTGGGCCGCCAGAAATCCGTTCCGCCAATAGTCCTGAATACCCGGCCTGGAGTCTTCGCCGGCCACCAGATAACGCATCATTGTGAACCAGTAATTTTTCATTTTTATCTCCTTATGGTGAAAACCTTTACGTTCATTAAAAATCCTGTTGTAAAAGAATATAGTTATGGATACAAAAATAACAGAAGCAGAACCTTTAAAAAAAAAGCAGAGCAGATGTGAAAAACCAAGAGGGAAAATTCCTTTATTCGGATCTGGCGGACAGGATTCAGGCCCGCATTGAAAGCGGGGGATACCGGCTCTCGGAAAAGCTGCCCTCGCTCAGGGCCCTTTGCCGGACCACGGGATACTCCATGACCACGGTGCTTCAGGCCTATGTGGAGCTGGAAAAGCGGGGCATTGTGGAGTCCCGGCACCGGTCCGGGTATTTTATCCGGCCGCGGCGGAAACGGCTGCGGCCCGTGCCGGAAATCCGGGACCACGAGGTGGTGCCCGTCAAGGTGACCATGGACCGGCTGATCCATGAACTCACCCGTGATATGAGCGACCCCGGCGTACTCAAGCTGGGGGGCGTCACCGTGGCCCCGGGGCATCTGCCGGTGAAACGGCTGCACAGCCACCTGCGCACCATTTCCAAAAAAGAGAGCCCCGGGCTCATCGCCGGATATGCCCATCCCCAGGGGGACGGGCTGCTCCGGCACCAGATATCCAACCTGCTTTTTCCCATCCTTCCCCATATTACCCAGGAGGATATCATCATCACCAACGGCTGCACCGAGGCCCTGGACATGAGCCTCAAGGCCGTGGCCGAACCCGGCGCCGCCATCATTGTGGAATCCCCCACAGATCCCTGGCTGAGGCAGATCATCATGGATTCCCGGATGTATGCCCTGGAAATTCCCGCCGATCCGGTCACGGGCATCGACCTGGACCGGATGGCGGCCATACTGGACAGGGAAAAGATCGCCGCCTGCATCATGAACCCCAATTGTCAGAATCCCCTGGGCTTTATCATGCCCGACGACAACAAAAAACGGGCCCTCTCCCTGCTGTCGGCCAGGGGGATTCCCATCATAGAAAACGATATCTGCGGCGACATCTACTTTGGTGCATCCCGGCCCAACCCCGTAAAAAAATGGGATGACCAGGGCAATGTGCTCTATTGCTCCTCCTTTTCCAAGGTGCTGGCCCCGGGGCTGCGCATCGGCTGGGTGGTGCCGGGACGGTTTAAAAAAATCATCAAGCGGATGAAGCTGAACCGCTCTTTGATTTCCCCCACCCTGAACCAGGCCCTGGTGGCCGCCTACCTCAAGGAGGGCACCTATGATCGCCACCTGCGCCGGCTGAGGGAAACCATCCGGCGCCAGCACGGCTATTGCGCCGCCGCCGTCCACCGTTACTTCCCGGCATCCGTTAAAATGACCTCTCCGGCAGGGGGGCTCTCCCTCTGGCTGGAACTGCCCCGGGGGGTGTCCGGCCGGGAGGTTTATTTTGAGGCCAAAAAAAAGGGGATCTCCATTCTCCCGGGGTTTTTATGCTCCAGCTTTGATGCCTTTGAGCGGTATATCCGCATCGGCTACGGCAGGGTCTGGGACCAGGAGGTGGAGGATGCCGTTGCGCAAATCGGAAAGATCGTGTACCAATTGGCCGACAAGAATTCCGTAACCAAGGCATAGGAAACTAATGAATACCCAGGCAACCGTTGACCAGATCAGTATCATGACCATGAACCTCAGGTTCGGCCTGGCCAAGGACGGGGACAACGGCTGGGACCGGCGGCGGGAACTGGTCCGGCGTCTCCTCGGCCGGTATCCGGTTGACCTTATCTGCTTTCAGGAGGTGAACCATTTCCAGGCGGCATTTCTGAAGGAGACCCTGAGCGGGTACGGCCACATCGGCCATTACAACAGGGAGGTCCCCTGGTGGCAGTCCAATATGATTTTTTACCGGGAGGACTGGACCTGCCTGGGCAGCCGCCACCATTTTTTAAGCCACACCCCGGATATCCCCTCAAAGCTTGACGGGTCGAAATGGCCCCGGCAGTGCGTGGTGGGCTGGTTTGAAAAGCAGGGGCAGCAGATCCTGGCGGCCAATACCCATTTTGATTTTGACGCCGGGGTGCAGGCGGAAAGCGCCGGCCTGGTCATGGCGTTTATCGATACCTTCCCCCCGGGGCTGCCGGCCCTGGTCTGCGGGGATTTCAATGCGGAACCGGACTCTCCGGCGGCCGACCGGTTTTCTGCCGGGGGATTCCATGAGGTCTTTTCCGGGGAGGAGATCACCACTTTCCATGAGTTCAAGGGGGGGCGCAATGGCCCCCACATCGACTGGATCCTCTATCGGGGAGGCCTGGAGAAGCAGGGGGCCCGGGTCCTTGACGATGACTTTTCAGGCCGGTTCCCCTCGGACCATTATCCGGTCCAGGCCCGCTTTACCCTTGAGGCCCGGGCCAGATGAGCCCGGAAACAGATGCCGGGATCCTTCCCTTCCATCCCCTGATCCGGGACTGGTTTCTCCGGGCCAAGGGTGCTCCCACGGATGTCCAGGCAGAGGCCTGGCCAAGGATTGCCGCAGGGGAGCATATCCTGGTGACCGCCCCCACCGGCTCCGGCAAGACCCTTACCGCCTTTTTATGGGCCCTGAACCAGCTGGCCACCGGCGCCTGGTCCCGGGGGCAGGTGAGGGTGCTCTACGTATCCCCCCTCAAGGCCCTGAACAATGACATCCGGGAAAACCTCCTAAGCCCCCTGGCTCAGATCCGGGAATCCTTTGAAAGGGCCGGAGAAAATTTTCCCGGAATCCGGGTGCTCACCCGAAGCGGGGATACCCCCCAGGGGGAGCGCCGGAAAATGTACCGCCACCCCCCCGAGATTCTCATCACCACCCCGGAAAGCCTGAACCTGCTGATCAGTTCAACATCCGGCTGCCTCATTCTGGGGGGGATCAAAACCGTTGTGCTGGATGAGGTGCATGCCTGCGCCGGTTCAAAGCGGGGCGTCCACCTGATCACGGCCGTGGACCGCCTGGTCCGGCTATCCGGTGAATTCCAGCGCATTGCCCTGTCCGCCACCCTTGAAAATCCCAGGGCCGTGGCCCGGATGGTGGGGGGATATGAATTGTCCGGCCCGGCCCTGGCCACTGACTATGCCCCCCGGCCCGTGGCATGCATTGCCTCGGATATTCAAAAACAGTATCAAATGAAGATCTGTTTTCCCCGGCGGCCTTTGGAAGAAGACCAGGAAATGGATTTCTCGGTCTGGGATCTGCTGGCCGATGCCTTTTTGGAGCGTATCGAAAAGAACCGGGCCACCCTTTTGTTTACCAACGGCCGCCGGCTGTGCGAAAAGCTGGCCTATAAGATCAACAATGCCGCCGGAAGGCTGGTGGCCTTCGCCCACCACGGGTCTCTTTCCCGGGAGCTGAGGACCGACGTGGAGGAAAAGCTGCGGTCCGGCGGCCTCAAGGCCATTGTGGCCACAAGCTCCCTGGAGATGGGGATTGATATCGGGGAACTGGATGAGGTGATCATGGTCCAGAGCCCCTTTGCCGTTTCCTCGGCGGTGCAGCGCCTGGGCCGGGCCGGCCACCGGGTGGGCATGGAAAGCTGCGGCCGACTCTATCCGGCCCATGCCCAGGACCTCATCCCCAGCGCCGTGCTTGCCCGGGCCGTGGCCCAGGGCGATATCGAGCCCCTGGCCCCCGTGGACGCCCCCCTGGATGTCCTGGCCCAGATCCTGATTTCCATGACCGCCATGGACACCTGGGATGTGGATGAACTCTTCTCTTTTATCCGTTCCTCTGCCCCCTACCACCGCCTGGACCGGGTGCGGTTTGACCTGGTGCTGAACATGCTGGCCGGATATTACGGGGAGACCCGGATCCGTGAGTTGCGGCCCAGGGTCTCCATTGACCGGCTGGACAATCGGGTGGCGGCCAGAAAAGGGGCCCTGCTCTCTTTGTACATGTCCGGGGGGACCATCCCGGACCGGGGATACTATAAGCTGCGCCACGCCGAGACCCGGGTCCGCATCGGGGAGCTGGACGAGGAATATGTCTGGGAGGCCAAGGTGGGGCAGATCGCCACCGTGGGCAGCCAGAACTGGAAAATCACCCGGATCACCCATGACGATGTCTTTGCCCTGCCCGCGGGCCACAGGGGAATGGACGCCCCCTTCTGGCTGGCCGAGGGGCTGGACCGGGATTACCATTTTTCCCGGCGCATCGGCCGTTTCCTTGAAGATATCGATACCGCCCTGGCCGGGGGAAAAGGGCCCGTGGCGGCGCTGGGGGGCACCCTGGTCCGGGATTATGCCATGGATGACGCCTCCGCCGGGGAACTGGTCCGGTTCTGCCGAAGCCAGGCCAGGGCCGCAGCCATTCCCCACCGCCGCCGCATTGTACTGGAATACGTGAGATCCGGCCCCGGGGCTGCCCCGGGCACCATGCTGGTGATCCACACCCTCTGGGGGGGACGGGTGAACCGTCCCTTTGCCCTGGCCCTGGAAGCTGCCTGGACCCAACATTTCGGGGAGCGGCCTGAAATTTTTCCGGGCAACGATGCCGTGATCATCCAGCTGCCCGGACCGGTGGACCCCGACACCCTGTTTTCCCTGGTCACCCGGGAAAACCTGGAATCCATGGTGATGAAGCAATTGGAGTCCTCGGGCTTTTTCGCTGCCCGGTTCAGGGAGTGCGCAGGGCGCGCTCTGCTGGTGACCCGGCATCGGATCAACCAGCGCATGCCCCTGTGGATGACCCGCCTCCAGGCCCAGAAACTCATGGAAAATGTCGTCAAATACCCGGATTTCCCAATACTTCTGGAGACCTGGCGCACCTGCATCA encodes:
- a CDS encoding phytochelatin synthase is translated as MPLIYRYVVRILLMVRYSFHRLTRTGCFGPGQAEYFTPGPSEKKGPTLRAGLFRHHVKQFHESSCSVASVVSAVNTLAEHTRMPLDRPVTQQEILDRVRAAHWKERMGPDGHNGRRGLPIDILAEVVRASLTAYRIPHSRVEVVRGRGGKGTLAAKADIVAGLKAFQTRDDCLVIAHFDQGSFVKELNIPHISPVGGFDPTTGKVIILDVDPSQPRPYTLPFSRFYRGISTGYGGLFSHFGYGRGGIVIIHL
- a CDS encoding cytidylate kinase-like family protein; the encoded protein is MAIITISRGSYRYGKSIAEKLAAKLKYTCISRGQIIDSLEEFHMPEIKLKRGLHDAFSLLDRFPNGKKRYISAVRAALLRQFMAGDIVYHGLSGHHYIKSISHVLKVRIVADIDSRIQAEMERSGTTADQARLLLKKDDEERRKWAMFLYDIDLFDSSLYNLVIRIGHLSEDDAVNIIADAAQLPLFQETEQSRSELADAALAAMAAKALFDFPTASVRVKEGKLKVGMKIPEDQQAAIAEKVTELLEGVEGMGEFSIHMDPYY
- a CDS encoding MFS transporter permease, encoding MAPHHKTIVIPKEKAVFRMDGNGIWHNEHGRFEHPKIISHFNRSIQKDNQGYFLSQMIDDQREEKVYFPYEETAVFAVDVRSKDTGNEGETIVLVLNTTDRFPLDPSTLFIRNDSLYIDAPDHLIKFSQQALAKMVRRLEDTDQGLALKMGGTETLIPQR
- a CDS encoding DUF3365 domain-containing protein, whose amino-acid sequence is MKSITSKLLAAIGSIAILFSLLLFYAAYTQTRNRTYEVIGEQAAMALKFDLAIRSYVGNHIRPVLYDLIGEDDFILEAMSTSYAARSIFEDVRTEFPDYIIKFSSDNPRNPINQAGPEEMEIITLFNQTPDLKRWEGTITIQGKPYMAKFNARRMETSCALCHGDPADAPASIIEKYGPAAGFNRPMGRVIGMDMVAIPLTRISQQFWKEMGTTFIASLMGLLIFFVSIVMVIKHLVINRLATISGHFDRAAGESDYSKIPPIYTRGNDEISDLAMGFNTLSQKLKESYAALDKKVKDRTQTLEIVNQQLSQEIRERRKTEKALRDSEERFRTLHNASFGGIAIHDGGIILDCNQGLSQLTGYDREELIGMNGMALIAPDFRNQTLKKVYTESDRPYEVEGVRKDGTIYPLRIHAQNIPYRGRTVRVTEMRDITESRRAEEEKISAQKVAGEQKQLALVGQVAGKIAHDFNNILGIVMGNAELSLRHCSDEKIKKRLSLIFQQTQRGKNLTRNLVAFAKSQDPKQDFFNIKDKIDLVLNLLKKDLDGIRVVRKDEAGTPELLADPGMIEHALVNLLINAVHALSKTDAPEIVVQTWCKEDQIFIEIRDNGCGIPAEHLDRIYEPSFTLKGSRDKLNLYGSEIRGTGYGMANVKKYVRQHKGRITVSSQLDKGTVFTLSFPVIRKKLSRQEKQTVKQGLIHTSKQILLVEDEPAISGVQKTILTQAPCRHKVDTADSVAEAVALFDTNPYDLVSLDYILAGNGNGMDVYTHIRESDAKTPILFVSGNIEFLESLKPLTRKDTLAGHISKPCMNTEYLEAVNRMLDRRGHKV
- a CDS encoding CBS domain-containing protein, which gives rise to MYVQDVMDTKFRCLHPGQSIAQAVAEFRAAGEEMKKKIFGMMVIDDGDRLAGMVSMYDILLFIRPKHIRILGEMEDIDLDRIFDGINKRIQNIRVEDLMSTELTTVRPDTHLFMAMDIMVRKHLRRVPVVDGERVVGMLYRGDLFNRLMDRLILEWEV
- a CDS encoding CBS domain-containing protein; amino-acid sequence: MPIYRERSVLSGMTVASAMQKSVVSTGPDTPVDRCVRMMIKSKADAVLVAGAGGDALGVVSKTDVMGAFYAGLPVDIRAGDMMMGPVQTCGPEEKIHRVLDRMKRRSIHQVFVKDAGSGETIGKLEYSDIVGLLYRYCRNCAKSRRRPREIESLRLPRLNVASVMTTGIDVCREDDSLYAVMDLLSQGNIKAVPVVDRADAALGLISKTDLVLAYARGVSPDRPAREMMNAPLISCGPEEQLARAILKMFFADIGHLFVAAGESGKIVGVLSLSDAARFRSGTCRACSAGRLV
- a CDS encoding methylenetetrahydrofolate reductase, which translates into the protein MALSGKFGKKFIITTELGPVKGVDTGASLEKARGYLPLDAINIHDCPMGNLRISAVSMGSLIQSGLGIDAVPHFTCRDRSLLGTQADLLGAHALGIRHILVTTGDPPKHGPYPSKAVYDYNTFDLVRLIKKMNSGLDYNDKEFGGNTDFTVSCTAMPIAKKREAELERMQKKIDAGADFFQTQVVYDAERTIEFLKDAKSLGKPVLVGIMPLKSVKMAKFMTQNVEGIDVPDHIIDRMENQGASGIDIACDFIKEIIGHADGIHIMAMGDIAGTNKIIESTNTLR
- a CDS encoding superoxide dismutase; this translates as MPHTLPSLGYDYDALEPFIDAKTMEIHHTKHHQTYVDKLNAALKGHDELAALPVEKLISDLSRVPEEIRTAVRNHGGGHANHSFFWPLLKKETAPGGAVIEAINRDFTSFEAFREEFSQKAALLFGSGWTWLVADRGKLAVMATPNQDNPLSVGKTPILGLDVWEHAYYLKYQNRRPDYIKAFFDIINWDQVNRNFLDAS